The window TGGATGGACGGAAGCACATGACGTCAGACACACAGATGACGTAACTAATCTTAATTTGTTCTAGGTTCCGTATCTTGCATACATTGACGAACTTGCAGCCGACTTGGGTGTTAAACCCACCTTCTGGCGATTGGTCTGGCGACACCCACGAATTGCGTACTCGTGCATTTTTGGCCCCGCATCCCCGGTTCAGTACAGACTACTTGGACCCCACAGCAATGCCGAGGCTATCAATCACTGCAGCGCCATCTACGAGAACACGTTTTCTGGTGTCAGACACAGAAGAGTTCCACCACGAAAACCCGTTTCCTTGCTTCCCACTTACATCAAAATTCTCATCCCTGCTGTGTGTGCAGGTGCTGGGTATTATGTTTGGCAGAGGTATTTCGTGTAACAATAGCATTGAGGAAAGTGAATAGAATTCGTATTACCCTTGATCCTtcttcgttcgttcattcataaactaatcaatcaatcaatcaatcagttaTTCGTTTTTATTCAGAACATTTTACGGCCTCCGGCCCACACTACAATCTATATATTGCAAACATTCTTCGGtgtatataccggcctcggtggcgtcgtggtaggtcatcggtctacaggctggtaggtactgggttcggatcccagtcgaggcatggggtttttaatctagataccaactccaaaccctgagtgagtgctccgtaaggctcaatgggtaggtgtaaaccacttgcaccgaccagtgatccataactggctcaacaaaggccatggtttgtgctatctgcctgtgggaagcgcttgctgctaatcggaaagagtagcccatgtagtggcgacagcgggtttcctctcaaaatctgtgtggtccttaaccatatgtctgacgccatataaccgtaaataaaatgttttgagtgcgtcgttaaataaaacatttctttctttctttttcgaTGTATAGTGAAGTAGTTAAAGTcaccatatattattaatataggcCCACAAGCGCTGAATTTGTTGTCACCATATCCATACACCAacacaaaatagttcttaaagggatatacattcgtttcaactcgtgaaaattaacaccaagtttagttgtTTACAAAAGCATTAagctcgctttcgctcgttagatacattttaaaacaactcgctgtgagataaaaggtatctaacggccactcatgtattattctctagaTATGTATGATTTCATAAAATTTATTGGGGGGATCCAAGGCTccgtgacacccccccccccccccccccccccccgtatttattgtcattttttgtaccggttgtttgaatactgtaacaggtcatgataatactaacacatttTTTATGATTTGTATTCCAGAGactttcataaataatatataagactggaaaatcacctgggtataattttgattactactttttgttttagttataattcatataaaaatgtatagacATTCGTTTGCaactatatatagctgttttgtagtaatatgatataaattaatgtttcaaGCCAGATACgggaatgtgttttttttttgtgtttttttattctgACAAATATTAATCTGCACCCTCACCCcagccccctacaaaaatgagagcccgtacgcctatgagcCGTTAGTGACTTAAAGATGGTGGAATTCTCAAAATTATTCTTTATTGTAGTATCATTTAAATATCGCATGCACAGGGGTGCggaattgaaaaacaaatatgtcacTAGCCCGACGGACCAGAATTaacaaacatttactagcccgccttaatttctactagtccgccagaCTATAGAACActacattaatgtttaataatattataatatacattgtcTTCACaccaaacataaatatatattataacaattgaTCAGCATTTAGTGGCAAACGAAATCAAGCCCCAAACCTCGATTCACAAATcaacatattttgaaatattctaaTATAAAGACAACATTTTTGACAGTTCTTTCATACTtatttgcaaaataaaaaaaaaacataaaatggaATATCGTTTGTAAGCTTTTTAACTCGCAGTTGACGAtcggcgagtactttctgcaaccctgcatgtacattttgtagatatatataactaaatctaaaaaaaataaaaaaataaaaatgtcaaaacaatGGGTATCCCCGAACAATTTACTTggaatggtatttttaatataacttATAAAATTCCAACCTGCTACAGTtggggggagggtgtgtgtgtggggggggggggggtgaagagAAAAGCTCCCAACCGTCTCAACCGTTCTCGGATGGAAGCCCTTACTGATCAAATACACGGTTAGGAAGGTCTTTTCAACATCAAAGAACATCGTTCGGAGCACCTGCTTACCCAGGCCaggtatgtgtgtttttgtgtgatgttcataaataaaaccaaagttgttcacatacaaaaaaaatcaaataataataaataaataaattaattaattaatttataaaataaaataaaaatccactCTTTTTAAGtgatttagaaaacaatcgttTCAGAAAGAAATAACTTGTAGTGCAAATATTATACCATAATAAGAAAACGCgctccctgtgggaaggactataataagtaaaataacattaatatatatatttttaaatgggatGCGTATCGCTGCTCAGTACACTTCCACTCTCAGTACAGCCTCATAAATGTTGAACCTACACCCGCCCGCTCCCTCGAGCGTTACGCAATACGTGAATCCCCCCATACAGAAGAAATCCAGCGAGAGCGATCGCTCCCAGGGTACCCCTCCATGACATCACCGACACGTGACTTGGCTCTTTGGAGATCTTTTCATAATCATCGATTCTAAAAATCTTCACCACGCCCAACTCCGCTATCACCAGACGTCCATCTTGGAGAAGGAAAACAGCTTGTGGGTCATTTAACTTCTCCTCGTTCGCCCGGATGTGTGTTAAAATTTCTTCATCAGGGGAGATCATCGAGACGAAGTCGTCCTTTCTGTGTACAAACAATATGACGTCATTGGTAGACGCTATTCCTCTCAGACCAAAACGACCAACGTGAAGCTGTTTTTCGACGCGTCCTTTTCTGTCGAAAACTGAGATGCTGATTTTCTCAGAGTCTGCTATCACGATTTTCCCGCTTTCGGTCACCCGTACGTGATACGGCGTCCTGAACTCGATTTCTGACGTCATAGGCCCAATCGCGTCACCTTCTGACGTCATAAGGTTTACCGCTCCTTTCGTTCCACCAATGAGCTTCTTGTTAGGCAGAACTGCTATCGCCATATATCTGCTGTGGGTATCAACGGTCTGTATCTCCTTGAGCACCATCTTCTGCTGTTGGTCACTCTTAGGAGCAACCAGTTCGTAGAATCCTATCTTCTTTAACTTTGTCTCCTCTCTGCCAGCGTTCACCGTGCTGTTCAGCGTCGCGGCAAAGCCGTTGTGACCAGTGACGGTCAACCCGAAGCATCTCATGTTGTTAGGGGTAACAGAGTCCAAATACTTGCCTTCCATGTTGAAAGCTTTGATGGCGTTTTTCACGTCGGCGATGATGATGACACCGATATCCAAGACGATGACGTTTTTTACGTCGCAGTTGTCGTCCTCGTCGTCCTCGGTTTGAATGGAGAATTTCTTCAGAAACGTCATGGTGGCTTCGCGACGTCCCATCGGTGACATGAGTTCGTTGACGTATCTGTTGTTGTACATCTTCGCTGGCGTCGTATAACAGAACTGCGATGTTCGATTTTAGACCTAGTGAATCAGAGCGgcttattatattttaaaaaggcgaaatatgaaaaacaaaagtgaaataTTATAGAACAACTGcgatatagaggatactccccgagtgtcttgtgatatcataatttatcagcatgagttgataaaagtatgaaatccgaggcttgccgaggatatttatacttttatcaacgagttgCGCTGCGTAACCTTTTAACATGCTcgtataccacagaggtttcgagcatgtccgccccggaGTTCGATCTTCGGAAAACCAGGGACCCAACCCGGGGCAGATAATTTATAGGGACAATTTTGATTATTACAGCCAAAAAAGGAAAAATGGGACTTTATAAATTTTTGTGAGCATACTaaagtaatataaataaaaaaaataaaattacaattaatttaGTCGCCTTTTAGATCGGGcaatctaatatatatatatatatatatatatatatatatatatatatatatatatatatatatataataataataataatataataataataatttaaaaaatatatatatatcgcaggagatatcgcaaattatagtggcagcgatatttcctaaaaaaaagcttttaatggatgatacatttcgttattttttacatttatttgtaatacataactatatatatatatatatatatatatatatatatatatatatatatatatatatatatatatatatgcaagttGCAAAgtttgcaatctaattaaaattagctccactggttaattactaatacctgtggatctaacagcagcccgttggagctcatgtccaggtgacctttcattcgaccaatcaaaaccttacttgcaaaatcatgccagttttttaaaaagaatttgaaaacatcggaattatgccgagggtatacgaaatgattcgggtgaataaCGACGTATGCCGgaaataatttcaatataaaattttatataacattcgtttcaagacgaaaaacccccaacaaaaacgtgatggtatagccataaactCTCTTTATACTAGtgtacaatccagagtttattattgcatttttcaccctgtttttttaatgttgaaatagaacAACAAGTTCACctgttgcataaatagtctcgtccgatatttttagaatttgtatgctcccgaataacgctataaagggcgaagtgtaattggtcgattaCGCCTAACTTTCTACTTAACCctgataaatatctaaaacataaaaccttcaaagcagtatatcaattcgtccagtccaccaaaccaaaactataagtgCCAGCGTTCAGACGACGCGGATCCCCAACCCGACTGATCGCAGGCAGGATGGGAAACCGTAGCACACCCACCGGGCTTCTGACagtcataaagttaaaaactaaaactagaAAATGATCacaaaccacccgcctgtacgtctCCCGGTGGGAAGAGCGACCTTCTGCACTCGACCAACATGCAC of the Gigantopelta aegis isolate Gae_Host chromosome 12, Gae_host_genome, whole genome shotgun sequence genome contains:
- the LOC121386868 gene encoding uncharacterized protein LOC121386868 translates to MYNNRYVNELMSPMGRREATMTFLKKFSIQTEDDEDDNCDVKNVIVLDIGVIIIADVKNAIKAFNMEGKYLDSVTPNNMRCFGLTVTGHNGFAATLNSTVNAGREETKLKKIGFYELVAPKSDQQQKMVLKEIQTVDTHSRYMAIAVLPNKKLIGGTKGAVNLMTSEGDAIGPMTSEIEFRTPYHVRVTESGKIVIADSEKISISVFDRKGRVEKQLHVGRFGLRGIASTNDVILFVHRKDDFVSMISPDEEILTHIRANEEKLNDPQAVFLLQDGRLVIAELGVVKIFRIDDYEKISKEPSHVSVMSWRGTLGAIALAGFLLYGGIHVLRNARGSGRV